Proteins found in one Bremerella volcania genomic segment:
- a CDS encoding acyl carrier protein, which yields MQDREVFEWLREKISQTRRIRPENVRMESSLAEDLVPDSFELIELVCEIEKKFGFSINYDDFAEIQSVGDVVDFIQHHSAAR from the coding sequence GTGCAAGATCGTGAAGTGTTCGAATGGTTGCGCGAGAAAATTTCGCAGACTCGCCGCATCCGACCTGAAAACGTTCGTATGGAAAGCTCGCTCGCGGAAGACCTGGTGCCAGACTCGTTCGAGTTGATCGAACTGGTCTGCGAGATCGAGAAGAAGTTTGGGTTCTCGATTAACTACGATGACTTCGCCGAGATTCAGTCGGTAGGCGACGTCGTCGATTTCATCCAACATCATAGCGCGGCGCGTTAA
- a CDS encoding DJ-1/PfpI family protein, whose product MAAKKILMLVGDFVEDYEVMVPFQMLLMVGHDVSAVCPDKKAGDTVATAIHDFEGHQTYSEKPGHNFRLNATFDEIDAASFDALVIPGGRAPEYLRLNGKVLDVVRHFADNDKPIAAICHGPQILAAAGVLKGKTVCPYPAVGPEVVIGGGESIPPSDTFDNAHVDGKLVTGPAWPAHPAWIRSFLEVLGTKIEP is encoded by the coding sequence ATGGCAGCCAAGAAAATACTGATGCTCGTGGGCGATTTCGTGGAAGACTACGAAGTCATGGTTCCGTTCCAAATGCTGCTGATGGTCGGGCACGATGTTTCCGCCGTCTGCCCCGACAAGAAGGCAGGCGACACGGTCGCCACCGCCATCCACGACTTCGAGGGGCATCAAACCTACAGCGAGAAGCCAGGGCACAACTTCCGCCTTAATGCGACGTTCGACGAGATCGACGCCGCCTCGTTCGACGCCCTGGTCATCCCCGGCGGCCGGGCACCGGAGTACCTGCGATTGAACGGCAAGGTCCTCGACGTCGTGCGGCACTTCGCCGACAACGACAAACCAATCGCCGCGATCTGCCACGGCCCGCAAATTCTGGCAGCTGCCGGCGTGCTGAAAGGGAAGACCGTTTGCCCCTACCCTGCCGTCGGTCCAGAAGTGGTCATCGGCGGTGGCGAGAGCATCCCGCCAAGCGACACGTTCGACAACGCGCATGTCGACGGCAAGCTCGTCACCGGCCCTGCCTGGCCAGCCCACCCCGCGTGGATCCGCTCGTTCCTGGAAGTCCTGGGGACGAAGATCGAGCCGTAG
- a CDS encoding RNase H family protein, whose protein sequence is MRESTPQYLLATGSRSDIEGGRWQFVLRSSDRTFEIAESDFEANHFGDRVALLAVVRGLEAIPEPSRVMLLTPSRYILNGIRHGLCTWEDQDFKIERLGRRIAVRNHDLWSRVAHARQFHRISAKYCRSSLSENEVADTWSARTSLVDDIQLALRNAQHEIEAGSTLNSLATCA, encoded by the coding sequence ATGAGAGAGAGCACTCCCCAATATCTCCTCGCAACCGGCTCGCGAAGTGACATTGAAGGTGGGCGTTGGCAGTTCGTGCTGCGGAGTTCCGACCGCACGTTCGAGATCGCCGAGTCCGACTTCGAGGCGAATCACTTTGGCGACCGTGTGGCGCTGTTGGCCGTGGTCCGCGGCCTGGAAGCCATCCCGGAGCCAAGCCGAGTGATGCTGCTGACCCCTTCACGCTACATCCTCAATGGGATTCGCCACGGGCTTTGCACCTGGGAAGACCAAGATTTCAAGATCGAACGACTCGGACGGCGTATCGCGGTTCGTAACCACGACCTGTGGTCGCGCGTCGCCCATGCCCGCCAGTTTCATCGTATTTCGGCCAAGTACTGCCGGTCGTCGCTCTCAGAAAACGAAGTCGCCGACACGTGGTCAGCGAGAACTTCGCTGGTCGACGACATCCAGCTGGCCCTGCGAAATGCCCAGCATGAGATAGAGGCCGGCTCGACACTAAATTCATTGGCTACGTGTGCTTAG
- a CDS encoding glycosyltransferase family 2 protein — MKLSLVIPVYNEDESLDKLHEEICEVVTANNYDVEIIFIDDGSKDESWNVVTKLVEKDSRIRGLKFRRNFGKAAGLDAGFQEAQGDVIITMDADLQDDPHEIPRFLEQLAAGYDVVSGWKQVRHDPWHKVGPSRVFNWMVSTLTGVKLHDHNCGMKCYRGEIFDEVRLYGELHRFVPVLAAAHGWKVGEIVINHRARQFGHSKYGVRRFLKGFLDLTTVAFITGYGQRPQHLLGGIGLLFFAIGFLGLFGLSGWWVFDRLAEVEEPIELHKRAIFYYSIVALLLGTQFVTVGLLAEIIRSTMAPQTKSYFISQKVGVRDEAS, encoded by the coding sequence ATGAAGCTCTCCCTGGTGATCCCTGTCTATAACGAAGACGAGAGTCTCGACAAACTGCACGAAGAAATCTGCGAAGTCGTGACGGCCAATAACTACGACGTCGAGATCATCTTCATCGACGACGGCTCGAAGGATGAGTCGTGGAACGTGGTTACGAAGCTGGTCGAAAAAGACTCGCGCATCCGCGGGCTCAAGTTCCGCCGCAACTTCGGGAAAGCGGCCGGCCTGGATGCTGGTTTTCAGGAAGCCCAAGGGGACGTCATCATCACGATGGATGCGGACCTGCAAGACGACCCGCACGAGATCCCACGCTTCTTGGAACAACTCGCTGCCGGCTACGACGTGGTCAGCGGCTGGAAACAAGTGCGGCACGATCCTTGGCATAAGGTCGGACCGTCGCGGGTGTTCAACTGGATGGTCAGCACGCTCACCGGCGTCAAGCTGCACGATCATAACTGCGGGATGAAGTGCTACCGGGGCGAGATCTTCGACGAAGTCCGCTTGTATGGCGAACTGCACCGGTTTGTGCCGGTGCTGGCCGCGGCGCACGGGTGGAAGGTGGGCGAGATCGTCATCAACCACCGGGCTCGCCAGTTTGGCCACTCGAAGTACGGCGTGCGCCGCTTCCTGAAAGGGTTCCTTGACCTGACGACCGTGGCGTTCATTACGGGGTATGGTCAACGCCCGCAGCACCTGTTGGGTGGGATTGGCTTGTTGTTCTTTGCGATCGGCTTCCTGGGATTGTTCGGCTTGTCAGGGTGGTGGGTGTTCGACCGACTAGCCGAAGTCGAAGAGCCGATCGAACTGCACAAGCGGGCCATCTTCTACTACTCGATCGTCGCGCTTCTGTTGGGGACTCAGTTCGTCACGGTGGGCCTCTTGGCCGAAATCATTCGTTCGACGATGGCTCCGCAGACCAAGTCGTACTTCATCTCGCAAAAGGTAGGCGTGCGTGACGAAGCCAGCTAG
- the glgB gene encoding 1,4-alpha-glucan branching protein GlgB, producing MHTIGSLGKITDIIDGCSDSPSRFLGPHPVEGSGNTKSAAVRAYLPGKEQAWLFHPGHGQSVPMKMIHPAGLFEVMCPMDGVTEKGQYQLRVDSGSGQMKTLHDPYAFPSYFTGFDLHLLGEGKHWNSYDKMGAHIRTVNGVTGVNFAVWAPNAKAVSVVGDFNDWDARSHQMNRIGSSGIWELFIPGMVAGEKYKYRVRQSDRAVDKCDPYGFAAEVPPKTASVVVDLSTHQWKDQAWMEQRAAEDQLSRPMSVYEVHLGSWQRNLEEEHGWFNYRHLAHELVKYCQKQNHTHIELMPVSEHPFTGSWGYQTVGYYAITSRYGSPEDFMYFVDYCHQHGLAVILDWVPAHFPKDDHGLRRFDGTALYEHDDPRRGEHPDWGTLIFNYGRNEVRNFLVSNALFLFDKYHIDGLRVDAVASMLYLDYSREGGNWLPNEYGGRENLEAISFLKEFNEQSHLQHPGVMTIAEESTAWGGVSRPTFDGGLGFSLKWNMGWMNDTLRYMRKDPIYRKHHHGELTFSLIYAFTENFILPLSHDEVVHGKGSLLDQMPGDMWQRFANLRLLFSYMWTHPGKKLIFMGDEIAQWNEWNLEAGLQWDLLEWESHQGMQKLISDLNAMLVHEPALHEVDFQGDGFDWIDCNDWQNSTISYIRKGKNPEDFVVVVCNFTPTSREDYRMGVPMPGTYKEVFNSDNSRYAGSDVINTDEVHSDNIEWNGRENSIQFRLPPLATVVLKRV from the coding sequence GTGCATACCATTGGTAGTTTGGGTAAAATAACGGATATTATTGACGGCTGTTCAGACAGTCCGAGTCGGTTTCTGGGTCCTCACCCGGTCGAAGGTTCGGGCAACACAAAATCCGCGGCGGTTCGTGCCTACCTGCCGGGAAAAGAGCAAGCTTGGCTGTTCCATCCAGGACACGGTCAGAGCGTGCCGATGAAAATGATTCATCCGGCTGGACTGTTCGAAGTCATGTGTCCCATGGACGGGGTAACGGAAAAGGGCCAGTATCAATTACGAGTCGACAGCGGAAGCGGCCAGATGAAAACCTTGCACGACCCCTACGCATTTCCTTCGTACTTCACCGGTTTCGACCTTCACCTGTTAGGGGAGGGGAAGCATTGGAATTCGTACGACAAAATGGGTGCCCACATCCGCACCGTCAACGGCGTGACCGGCGTGAACTTCGCCGTCTGGGCTCCGAATGCCAAAGCCGTTTCGGTCGTCGGAGATTTCAACGACTGGGATGCTCGCAGCCATCAGATGAACCGCATCGGCAGCAGCGGCATTTGGGAACTCTTTATCCCAGGCATGGTCGCCGGAGAGAAGTACAAGTATCGCGTTCGCCAGTCCGATCGCGCGGTGGATAAGTGCGATCCTTACGGCTTTGCTGCTGAAGTGCCTCCCAAGACGGCTTCGGTCGTGGTGGATCTGAGCACCCACCAGTGGAAAGACCAAGCATGGATGGAGCAGCGTGCCGCCGAAGATCAACTCTCCAGGCCGATGTCGGTCTATGAAGTCCACCTGGGAAGCTGGCAGCGAAACCTGGAAGAGGAGCACGGCTGGTTCAACTACCGCCACCTGGCTCACGAATTGGTGAAGTACTGCCAGAAGCAAAACCACACGCACATCGAACTGATGCCCGTTTCCGAGCATCCGTTCACCGGAAGCTGGGGTTATCAAACCGTTGGCTACTATGCGATCACCAGCCGTTACGGTAGCCCGGAAGACTTCATGTACTTCGTCGACTACTGCCACCAGCATGGCTTGGCGGTGATTCTCGACTGGGTGCCGGCTCACTTCCCGAAAGATGATCATGGTCTGCGTCGCTTCGACGGAACGGCTTTGTACGAACACGACGACCCTCGTCGCGGCGAACACCCGGACTGGGGCACGTTGATCTTTAACTACGGCCGTAACGAAGTTCGCAACTTCCTGGTCTCCAACGCGTTGTTCCTGTTCGACAAGTACCACATCGACGGTCTTCGCGTCGACGCGGTGGCTTCGATGCTGTACCTCGACTACAGCCGCGAAGGGGGCAACTGGCTGCCCAACGAATATGGCGGCCGCGAAAACCTGGAAGCGATCTCGTTCCTCAAGGAATTCAACGAGCAGTCGCACCTGCAGCATCCCGGCGTGATGACGATCGCCGAAGAGTCAACCGCTTGGGGTGGTGTTTCCCGTCCGACGTTTGACGGCGGTCTGGGCTTCAGCCTGAAGTGGAACATGGGGTGGATGAACGATACCCTTCGCTACATGCGGAAGGATCCGATCTACCGCAAGCATCATCACGGCGAACTGACGTTCAGCTTGATCTACGCGTTCACCGAGAACTTCATCCTGCCGCTGTCGCACGACGAAGTGGTGCATGGCAAAGGCTCGCTGCTGGATCAGATGCCCGGCGACATGTGGCAGCGCTTCGCGAACCTGCGATTGCTGTTTTCATACATGTGGACGCATCCCGGTAAGAAGCTGATTTTCATGGGGGATGAAATCGCCCAGTGGAATGAATGGAATCTCGAAGCGGGTCTGCAGTGGGACCTTTTGGAATGGGAATCGCACCAGGGGATGCAGAAGCTGATTTCCGACCTGAACGCGATGCTCGTTCACGAGCCTGCTTTGCATGAGGTCGACTTCCAAGGGGATGGCTTTGATTGGATCGACTGCAACGACTGGCAGAACAGCACGATCAGCTATATCCGCAAAGGAAAGAATCCGGAAGACTTCGTCGTGGTGGTGTGCAACTTCACGCCTACCTCGCGAGAAGATTACCGCATGGGTGTTCCAATGCCAGGCACCTACAAGGAAGTCTTCAATTCGGACAACTCGCGTTACGCCGGTAGCGACGTGATCAATACCGATGAAGTCCACTCCGACAACATCGAATGGAACGGCCGCGAGAACTCGATCCAGTTCCGACTGCCACCACTGGCGACGGTGGTGCTGAAACGCGTTTAA
- the topA gene encoding type I DNA topoisomerase — translation MAESGNSKKALVIVESPAKARTISKFLGKNYLVEASIGHVRDLPQGAKEIPQEYKDQEWAYLGVNVNDNFDPVYIVPTDKKQQVTKLKKLLKESDELYLATDEDREGEAISWHLQEILKPKVPVHRLVFHEITETAINEALEHPRTIDDGLVRAQETRRILDRLYGYEVSPLLWRKIKPKLSAGRVQSVAVRLIVQRERDRMAFHSATYWDLVATFEVDGQSFEATLVEADGKRVPSSRDFDSSTGKVNKEGLLLLDEEGAKSLLERIRSADFSVSNLENKPYTSKPAAPFTTSTLQQEANRKLGFTARRTMQVAQSLYENGYITYMRTDSTNLAQVAIDASRKLVESEYGKDYLPEKPRVYSSKVKNAQEAHEAIRPAGNEFRKPESLKGELSAEQFKLFEMIWKRTVACQMADARGHRISINIGGGEAVFYVSGKTIDFPGFLRAYVEGSDDPQAELADRETLLPSVEVGQKVDAKEFDPKSHTTQPPARFSEASLTRSLEEMGIGRPSTYASIIDTILRREYVFKKGNALVPTWTSFAVVGLLEAHLERLVDYDFTAKMEDDLDSISRGEADANDYLKKFYFGVENHGLKQVIEERIKDVDARSVNSIPLGVPEEGEHRDEVFVRVGRYGPYVEQGERRGSIPDELPPDEIDLARAMEILEQSEKGEEPMGEHPETGKPIYLKTGRFGPYVQMGSPDDDEKPKNASLLKGMNAGDVNLETAIKLLSLPREVGLHPDDQKPIVAYNGRFGPYVKWNDETRSLPADISPIEVEMEKALELLAQPKTRGGRGAPKEPLKTLAKSPVTEEVIKIMDGRYGPYVTDGETNASLPKGASPDELTMEVALQLLADRAAKGGTKKKKAKKKAAPKKAAKKTAKKKTTKKKAATKKSAKKSTTKKAATKKTAKKAEESASDEAPF, via the coding sequence ATGGCGGAATCGGGTAACAGCAAGAAGGCCTTGGTAATCGTCGAGTCCCCAGCCAAGGCTCGGACGATCTCAAAATTTCTCGGAAAGAACTACCTTGTCGAGGCCTCGATCGGTCACGTTCGTGACTTGCCCCAGGGGGCGAAGGAAATCCCGCAGGAATACAAAGACCAGGAATGGGCCTACCTGGGGGTCAACGTCAACGACAACTTCGACCCGGTCTACATCGTTCCGACCGATAAGAAACAACAGGTCACCAAGCTCAAGAAGCTGCTGAAGGAGTCGGACGAACTTTACCTCGCGACGGACGAAGACCGCGAAGGGGAAGCGATCAGCTGGCATTTGCAGGAAATCTTGAAGCCGAAAGTCCCGGTGCATCGGCTCGTCTTCCACGAAATCACCGAAACGGCCATCAACGAAGCCCTGGAACACCCGCGTACCATCGACGACGGGCTGGTCCGCGCCCAGGAAACACGGCGTATTCTCGACCGCTTGTATGGCTACGAGGTCTCCCCGCTCTTGTGGCGAAAGATCAAACCGAAACTGTCGGCCGGCCGCGTGCAAAGCGTCGCGGTGCGTCTGATCGTGCAGCGCGAGCGCGACCGCATGGCGTTCCATTCGGCCACCTACTGGGACCTGGTCGCCACGTTTGAAGTCGACGGCCAGTCGTTCGAAGCGACCCTGGTCGAAGCGGACGGCAAGCGGGTTCCTTCCAGCCGCGACTTCGATTCGTCGACCGGCAAGGTCAACAAAGAAGGTCTGCTGCTGCTTGATGAAGAAGGGGCCAAGTCGCTGCTGGAACGCATTCGCAGTGCTGACTTCTCAGTCAGCAATCTCGAGAACAAGCCGTACACCAGCAAGCCGGCCGCTCCATTCACGACCAGTACGTTGCAGCAGGAAGCCAACCGTAAACTCGGCTTCACGGCTCGGCGGACGATGCAGGTTGCTCAGAGCCTGTACGAAAACGGTTACATCACTTACATGCGTACCGACTCGACCAACCTGGCCCAGGTTGCGATTGACGCGTCGCGCAAGCTGGTCGAAAGCGAATACGGCAAAGACTACCTGCCCGAAAAGCCTCGGGTCTACTCCTCGAAGGTGAAGAACGCCCAGGAAGCTCACGAAGCGATTCGACCAGCAGGCAACGAATTCCGCAAGCCGGAATCGCTCAAAGGAGAACTGAGCGCCGAACAGTTCAAGCTGTTCGAGATGATCTGGAAACGAACCGTGGCCTGCCAGATGGCCGATGCCCGCGGTCACCGCATTTCGATCAACATCGGCGGGGGAGAAGCGGTCTTCTACGTCAGCGGTAAGACGATCGATTTCCCCGGCTTTTTGCGGGCCTACGTCGAAGGTTCGGACGATCCTCAGGCCGAACTGGCCGACCGCGAAACGCTGCTTCCATCCGTGGAAGTAGGGCAGAAGGTCGATGCCAAAGAGTTCGATCCGAAGAGCCACACCACGCAGCCCCCCGCCCGCTTCAGCGAAGCTTCGCTGACCCGGAGCCTGGAAGAAATGGGGATTGGGCGTCCGAGTACCTACGCTTCGATTATCGATACGATTCTCCGCCGCGAATACGTCTTCAAGAAGGGGAACGCACTGGTCCCCACGTGGACGTCTTTTGCCGTGGTGGGGCTGCTAGAAGCGCACCTCGAGCGACTGGTCGACTACGACTTCACCGCGAAGATGGAAGACGACCTCGACAGCATCAGCCGCGGAGAAGCGGACGCCAACGACTACCTCAAGAAGTTCTACTTCGGCGTCGAGAATCACGGCCTGAAGCAGGTCATCGAAGAACGCATCAAGGACGTCGATGCTCGTAGCGTGAACTCGATTCCGCTCGGTGTTCCCGAGGAAGGAGAGCATCGCGACGAGGTCTTCGTGCGGGTTGGCCGCTACGGACCCTACGTCGAACAGGGCGAGCGCCGCGGATCGATCCCCGACGAACTGCCACCGGACGAGATCGACCTGGCCAGGGCCATGGAAATTCTCGAGCAGTCCGAAAAAGGGGAAGAGCCGATGGGCGAACACCCCGAGACCGGCAAGCCGATCTATCTGAAGACCGGCCGATTCGGCCCGTACGTGCAGATGGGCTCGCCGGATGACGACGAGAAGCCGAAGAATGCTTCGCTGCTCAAAGGGATGAACGCGGGGGACGTGAACCTGGAAACGGCGATCAAACTGCTTTCGCTGCCGCGCGAAGTGGGTCTGCACCCTGACGATCAGAAACCGATCGTCGCGTACAACGGGCGATTCGGTCCTTATGTGAAGTGGAACGACGAAACCCGTTCGCTGCCGGCCGATATTTCTCCGATCGAAGTCGAGATGGAGAAGGCCCTTGAATTGTTGGCCCAGCCCAAGACGCGGGGCGGTCGAGGGGCTCCGAAAGAACCGCTCAAGACGCTCGCCAAGTCGCCGGTGACTGAAGAAGTGATCAAGATCATGGATGGCCGCTACGGCCCCTATGTAACCGACGGCGAGACGAACGCCTCGCTGCCCAAGGGGGCCTCTCCTGACGAGTTGACGATGGAAGTTGCCTTGCAGCTTCTGGCCGATCGCGCCGCCAAGGGGGGCACCAAGAAAAAGAAGGCCAAGAAGAAGGCAGCCCCGAAGAAAGCCGCCAAAAAGACGGCGAAAAAGAAAACCACCAAGAAAAAAGCAGCCACCAAGAAGTCGGCTAAAAAGTCGACCACCAAGAAAGCGGCGACCAAAAAGACCGCCAAGAAAGCGGAAGAGTCGGCCAGCGACGAAGCTCCGTTCTAA
- a CDS encoding lysylphosphatidylglycerol synthase transmembrane domain-containing protein, which produces MWKSRAMNAIQLIVMVLVAWGIWRNIEKAIAQVQQQNFSFEELRWPWIVLAGVLYLLGTLPMALYWYRLMKAMKQEPRLFSAVRAYFIGHLGKYVPGKALVVVLRTSLVQGTNLQRSVVATAVFAETLTMVAVGAVYGAILIIIWFSEQQLLLWTAIGIGLGASFVTLPPVFRALVLFLKVSRINPEIEDKLAGLSYATMAWGWGANVIGWTLLGGSLFATMASIPDADTQMAGGLTMFPLLAATVCLAMVVGFVTPIPGGMGVREYVIMEMMAPAFGPVVAVVSAVLLRVAWLLAEVALAIILYGIPANEPATDDATLESPSSEESSATDPAQNPA; this is translated from the coding sequence GTGTGGAAGTCGCGCGCGATGAATGCAATTCAGCTCATTGTGATGGTGCTGGTTGCCTGGGGGATATGGCGAAATATTGAAAAAGCGATCGCCCAAGTTCAGCAACAAAATTTTTCTTTCGAAGAACTTCGTTGGCCCTGGATCGTGCTGGCAGGCGTCCTTTACCTGCTTGGCACCCTGCCGATGGCGTTGTACTGGTACCGGTTGATGAAGGCGATGAAGCAGGAACCGCGGCTGTTTAGCGCGGTGCGAGCCTACTTCATTGGTCACCTTGGGAAGTACGTTCCCGGGAAAGCATTGGTCGTCGTGCTGCGAACTTCGCTCGTGCAAGGGACCAATCTCCAGCGATCGGTTGTTGCTACGGCCGTATTCGCGGAAACGCTGACGATGGTTGCCGTGGGTGCGGTCTACGGCGCGATCTTGATCATTATCTGGTTCTCCGAGCAGCAATTATTATTGTGGACGGCGATTGGCATTGGCCTGGGCGCCAGCTTCGTGACGCTGCCCCCGGTGTTCCGCGCGTTGGTCCTCTTTTTGAAGGTCTCGCGGATTAATCCCGAGATCGAAGACAAGCTGGCGGGGCTGAGCTATGCCACGATGGCCTGGGGTTGGGGGGCGAACGTCATCGGCTGGACGCTGCTGGGAGGCAGTCTGTTTGCGACGATGGCGAGTATTCCCGATGCGGATACGCAAATGGCTGGCGGTCTGACGATGTTTCCCCTGTTGGCCGCGACGGTCTGCCTGGCGATGGTCGTTGGCTTTGTGACCCCCATCCCCGGTGGCATGGGCGTTCGTGAATACGTGATTATGGAAATGATGGCCCCGGCCTTTGGACCGGTGGTCGCGGTGGTGTCGGCCGTATTGTTGCGGGTGGCTTGGCTTTTGGCAGAGGTGGCGCTGGCGATTATCCTATATGGAATTCCCGCCAATGAACCTGCCACGGACGATGCGACTTTGGAGTCCCCTTCTTCCGAAGAAAGCTCGGCCACCGATCCCGCCCAAAACCCTGCATAA
- a CDS encoding peptidylprolyl isomerase yields the protein MKFPHLSSSVAVIGFAVCLGLFTAGCGSSDSANPPAVSINDPGSSGTDMTSHTVSTDVRSEPGKRSDFRGEEFPEVVLTTTKGDIHLRLDAKKAPATVDNFLTNYVSTNHYDGTIFHYVQPKGMVLGGLFDANMNPRETKSEIQNEAMNGLKNKRGTIAMSRDPSFIHSSTCQFFINCADNTMFDHIGTDDSSSFGYCVFGEVIDGMDVVDAISRVEVQSSDGFVNLPREPVQILSAQRVK from the coding sequence ATGAAGTTCCCGCACTTATCATCGTCGGTAGCCGTTATCGGTTTTGCCGTTTGTCTTGGCCTGTTTACCGCAGGCTGCGGATCGTCCGATTCGGCCAATCCACCGGCTGTCAGCATCAATGACCCTGGCTCGAGTGGAACGGATATGACCTCGCACACCGTCTCGACGGATGTTCGCAGCGAACCAGGGAAGCGGTCTGACTTTCGTGGCGAAGAGTTTCCGGAAGTCGTTCTGACGACGACCAAAGGAGATATTCATTTGCGGCTTGACGCCAAGAAGGCCCCGGCGACGGTCGACAACTTTCTGACCAACTACGTCTCGACCAACCACTACGACGGAACGATTTTTCACTACGTGCAGCCCAAGGGAATGGTCCTGGGTGGCTTGTTCGACGCGAACATGAATCCTCGTGAAACCAAGAGCGAAATTCAGAACGAGGCCATGAACGGCCTGAAGAATAAGCGGGGCACGATTGCCATGTCACGCGATCCCAGCTTCATCCACAGCTCGACGTGCCAGTTCTTCATCAACTGTGCCGACAACACGATGTTCGATCACATCGGAACCGACGATTCCAGCAGCTTCGGCTACTGCGTATTCGGCGAGGTGATTGACGGCATGGACGTCGTCGACGCCATTAGCCGGGTCGAGGTTCAATCGAGCGACGGTTTCGTCAATCTGCCGCGAGAGCCGGTTCAGATTCTATCGGCCCAACGTGTCAAATGA